A region of Streptomyces sp. WMMC500 DNA encodes the following proteins:
- a CDS encoding polymorphic toxin-type HINT domain-containing protein — MIRARVRIRAGLRRKVALGAAAVMSATLLQAAALPAATADSGGLPQAPSPGETVPGTVGKVKPRPQSDGPRTPVRAPEATWPKPGSTTVEIQAAGARKADSAGGPPVRLIAAKVGGKQAERFATGRAEIRALDRTTAEKTGANGPVFSVTGKDGTQGRAGVEVDYSSFAEAYGGSYASRLTLVQLPACALTTPAKTACHTARPITTTNDTENQTLTGDAVALRAGEPTVLAVTTAAEGDQGDFKATQLSPSATWNTNLNTGDFTWSYDLPVPEVPGELTPKVGLSYSSGGVDGRTGGTNNQSSWVGDGFEMWPGFIERRYKPCADDGVEHPDGNKPADLCWGYDNAFISFNGQAGELVPAGADEWKLKKDDGTRIKRLESADRGNGDNDGEYWRLTDPNGIRYYFGYNRLPGWASGKETTGSAWKVPVFGDDSGEPCHDAAGFGSSWCQQAWRWNLDYVVDPHGNAISYYYHQEENSYGRNLKADNNTRYTRGGSLDRIEYGLKHSSVYDTKPLAKVDFSSGERCLPNAQTTCDSIGSDSAYWYDTPWDLNCGETATCDQGRYSPSFWTRKRLTEVVTQVLKSDGTYGPVDSWKLAHRWGQADIDYQLLLDSIQRTGHTATPAITLPKTTFAYTQLANRLDKTGDGYAPFIKARLSSVADEYGGQITANYSQPACDWDALPTPQTNTTRCFPQYIGGSATADPERQWFNKYVTVSVTGTDRTGGASGSMTRYEYLGGAAWHYDDDDGLTKEKFKTWSQWRGYGQVRVKTGGLLGDEAMESQSDTYFLRGMHGDRESPTGGTKNVSVSLGSGEGDPLTDHESAAGFAYKTVEFSGPGGKVLNKAVSRPWHHQTAKKERNWGTVTANFTGAAQRKTFTSLDNGAGSDWRTTQVSNTYDTVAGRVTHVDDFGDTSTAVDNRCTRTTYATNADDNILTLPARVETVAKGCDGTVDRTKDVISDTRTAYDGDAITAAPGKPTKGDATATAVLKSRTASEAVYLESGATYDAYGRETSATDLTANLVFDAVGTFVSRTQRDDGRTDKTQYKPAAGLVTQVVTTTPPAKAGDATTAQTTTTDVGTLRGLPTRETDTNGKATEFAYDALGRSTKVWLPDRKTGQLPTHEFDYQVTEGKPVAVSTKTLTEGGGGQLTSYLLYDGFLRERQTQTPGPDGGRLVNDVLYNERGLREKVFSQYYATGAPAAALFEPVDALSVETQTWFGYDGLGRVIKEQQVSGNGEGNPHRVLATTTTSYHGDRTTVIPPPGGTATTTLTDARGQTTELRQHHARVAEAAYDTTRYDYTPRGELAKFTDPAGNEWSYRYDQLGRQTTANDPDKGTTTSTYDDRGQLTTTTDARGVKLAHVYDGLGRKTELRNDSPTGTLRSQWVYDTIPGAKGQLATSTRYEDGAAYTSRVTAYDQLYRPIRTAVTIPAKEGALAGTYQAGTAYKPNGLVGGETYSAAGSLPGGGITFAYDDILRPTKAYGLWGSSSVIAYRNTGQPMQYDLAASDGSQRARITNTYEWGTQRLKNSRVDRENVPGVEKYATYAYDETGNITSVSDVNRTGTDNQCFTYDYLRRLTEAWTEADENCETAPSPGVVGGPAAYWQSFTYDKAGNRTTHTDHTAPGGAAQDTEYTYSYPAPGQPQPHTLTDVTSTGPTGTSTDSYTYDEAGNTTTRTLAGNTQTLTWDAEGHLASVSEPDGAGGTKSTSYLYDADGNRLIGRTPAETTLYLGHTEVTLPKGATKAQATRYYDLGDGHQAVQEDDGSVWFTIADHHSTGQLAINAANTDLQRRRELPFGSPRGQEPADWPGSKGFVGGTTDTTTGLTHLGAREYDPTTGRFISVDPLMDLTDPQQWHGYAYANNNPITHADPTGLFWKGIIDLIQETVERVVQHKNYHRSVSSGGSRGGGGGGTTATQAAFTAAPAGGCVGVACIPRITLPWKETVEGWFENIVPGWGCLINPGFNLDCGAAVLEVPMTKAVGAVMKAGKKIADKILDARKAKKADEAKPKADSKSPECESNSFTAGTPVLMADGTTKPIEDVKVGDKVLATDPETGETSVETVTAEIIGTGSKNIVEITIDLDGKQGKKTATVTATDGHPFWVPELGEWIDATDLQTGQMLQTSAGAHIQITAIKRWTTQTTVYNLTVSDKHTYYVLAGQTPVLVHNSNGICGSADAHSFRRTEALSGNASKRNVDSLTASMKENGWQGDPISVAKIGDDLYVLDGHHRVAAAKRAGIDVPYRVLSDADIRARYPGGADDITTAWAEVGPDRLVNKYKRPGYR, encoded by the coding sequence ATGATCAGAGCGCGTGTGCGTATCAGGGCCGGGCTGCGCCGAAAGGTGGCTCTCGGCGCGGCCGCGGTGATGAGCGCTACGTTGCTGCAGGCTGCAGCTCTACCGGCGGCCACCGCCGACAGCGGGGGATTGCCCCAAGCGCCCTCGCCCGGCGAGACAGTCCCCGGCACGGTGGGCAAAGTCAAGCCCCGCCCCCAGAGCGACGGTCCCCGCACGCCGGTACGAGCCCCCGAGGCGACATGGCCCAAACCGGGTAGCACGACCGTCGAGATTCAAGCCGCGGGCGCGCGTAAGGCGGATTCGGCCGGCGGGCCACCCGTCCGGCTGATTGCCGCGAAGGTCGGCGGGAAGCAAGCCGAGCGGTTCGCGACCGGCCGAGCCGAGATCAGGGCCTTGGACCGCACGACTGCGGAGAAGACCGGTGCCAACGGGCCCGTGTTCAGCGTCACCGGCAAGGACGGTACGCAGGGTCGTGCCGGCGTCGAAGTGGACTACAGCAGTTTCGCGGAGGCGTATGGCGGCAGCTATGCCTCCCGGCTCACGCTGGTCCAGTTGCCCGCCTGCGCACTGACCACCCCCGCGAAAACGGCCTGCCACACGGCCAGGCCCATCACGACGACCAACGACACCGAGAACCAGACTCTGACCGGCGACGCGGTCGCTCTGCGCGCTGGCGAGCCGACAGTCCTGGCTGTCACCACCGCGGCGGAGGGCGATCAGGGTGACTTCAAGGCCACCCAGTTGTCTCCCTCCGCGACCTGGAACACCAACCTGAATACGGGCGACTTCACGTGGAGCTACGACCTTCCCGTCCCTGAGGTGCCCGGTGAGCTGACTCCGAAGGTCGGCCTGTCGTACTCCTCCGGTGGCGTCGACGGCCGCACCGGCGGTACGAACAACCAGTCCTCGTGGGTGGGCGACGGATTCGAGATGTGGCCCGGGTTCATCGAGCGCCGCTACAAGCCGTGCGCGGACGACGGGGTCGAACACCCTGACGGCAACAAGCCGGCCGACCTGTGCTGGGGCTACGACAACGCGTTCATCTCCTTCAACGGCCAAGCCGGCGAACTCGTCCCGGCCGGCGCCGACGAGTGGAAGCTGAAGAAGGATGACGGCACGCGCATCAAGCGTCTGGAGTCCGCCGACCGCGGCAACGGCGACAACGACGGCGAATACTGGCGGCTGACCGACCCCAACGGCATCCGCTACTACTTCGGCTACAACCGGCTGCCCGGCTGGGCCAGCGGCAAGGAGACCACCGGTTCGGCCTGGAAGGTCCCGGTGTTCGGCGACGACTCCGGCGAGCCGTGCCACGACGCCGCCGGCTTCGGTTCGTCCTGGTGCCAGCAGGCCTGGCGCTGGAACCTCGACTACGTCGTCGACCCGCACGGCAACGCCATCTCCTACTACTACCACCAGGAGGAGAACTCCTACGGCCGCAACCTGAAGGCGGACAACAACACCCGCTACACCCGCGGCGGCAGCCTGGACCGTATCGAGTACGGGCTGAAGCACTCCTCGGTGTACGACACGAAGCCCCTGGCCAAGGTCGACTTCAGCAGCGGTGAGCGCTGCCTGCCCAACGCGCAGACGACCTGTGACTCGATCGGCAGCGACTCCGCCTACTGGTACGACACGCCCTGGGACCTGAACTGCGGCGAAACGGCCACCTGCGACCAGGGCCGGTACTCGCCCAGCTTCTGGACCCGCAAGCGCCTGACCGAAGTAGTCACCCAGGTCCTCAAGAGCGACGGGACCTACGGCCCGGTCGACTCCTGGAAGCTGGCACACCGCTGGGGCCAGGCCGACATCGACTACCAGCTCCTGCTCGACTCGATCCAGCGCACCGGGCACACGGCCACTCCGGCGATCACCCTGCCGAAGACCACCTTCGCCTACACCCAACTGGCCAACCGCCTGGACAAAACCGGAGACGGCTACGCGCCCTTCATCAAGGCCCGGCTGTCCAGCGTCGCCGACGAGTACGGCGGCCAAATCACCGCCAACTACTCTCAACCAGCCTGCGACTGGGACGCGCTGCCCACCCCGCAGACGAACACCACCCGCTGCTTCCCGCAATACATCGGCGGCAGCGCCACCGCCGATCCGGAGCGGCAGTGGTTCAACAAATACGTCACCGTCTCCGTGACCGGTACCGACCGCACCGGCGGCGCCTCCGGTTCGATGACCCGCTACGAATATCTGGGCGGGGCGGCCTGGCACTACGACGATGACGACGGTCTGACGAAGGAGAAGTTCAAGACCTGGTCCCAGTGGCGCGGCTACGGCCAGGTGCGCGTCAAGACCGGCGGGCTGCTCGGCGACGAGGCGATGGAGTCCCAGTCCGACACCTACTTCCTGCGCGGAATGCACGGCGACCGCGAGAGCCCCACCGGCGGCACCAAGAACGTGTCCGTCAGCCTCGGAAGCGGCGAGGGCGACCCGCTCACCGACCATGAGTCGGCCGCCGGCTTCGCGTACAAGACGGTCGAGTTCTCCGGCCCCGGCGGCAAGGTGCTGAACAAGGCCGTCAGCCGGCCCTGGCACCACCAGACGGCGAAGAAGGAACGCAACTGGGGCACGGTCACCGCCAACTTCACCGGCGCCGCGCAGCGCAAGACCTTCACCTCCCTGGACAACGGCGCCGGGAGCGACTGGCGCACTACCCAGGTCAGCAACACCTACGACACCGTCGCCGGGCGCGTCACCCACGTGGACGACTTCGGTGACACCTCCACCGCGGTCGACAACCGCTGCACCCGCACCACGTACGCGACCAACGCGGACGACAACATCCTCACCTTGCCTGCCCGGGTCGAGACGGTCGCCAAGGGCTGCGACGGGACGGTTGACCGCACCAAGGATGTGATCTCCGATACCCGCACCGCCTACGACGGCGACGCCATCACCGCCGCCCCCGGCAAGCCGACGAAGGGTGACGCCACCGCCACCGCCGTACTGAAATCCCGCACCGCCTCCGAGGCGGTGTACCTGGAATCCGGCGCAACCTACGACGCCTACGGCCGTGAGACCAGCGCCACCGACCTGACCGCGAACCTGGTGTTCGACGCGGTTGGCACGTTCGTCTCACGGACGCAGCGGGACGACGGCCGCACCGACAAGACCCAGTACAAACCTGCCGCCGGCCTGGTCACCCAGGTCGTCACGACCACTCCACCGGCCAAGGCGGGGGACGCCACCACGGCGCAGACCACGACGACGGATGTGGGCACGCTGCGCGGCCTGCCGACCAGGGAAACCGACACGAACGGGAAGGCCACCGAGTTCGCCTACGACGCACTCGGCCGTTCCACCAAAGTCTGGCTGCCCGACCGCAAGACCGGCCAGTTGCCCACACACGAGTTCGACTACCAGGTCACCGAGGGCAAGCCGGTCGCCGTATCCACCAAGACGCTCACCGAGGGCGGCGGCGGGCAGCTCACCTCCTACTTGCTGTATGACGGCTTCCTGCGCGAGCGTCAGACCCAAACCCCCGGGCCCGATGGCGGGCGGCTGGTCAACGACGTCCTCTACAACGAGCGCGGTCTGAGGGAGAAGGTCTTCTCTCAGTACTACGCCACTGGCGCCCCCGCCGCGGCCCTGTTCGAGCCGGTCGACGCGCTGAGCGTAGAGACCCAGACCTGGTTCGGCTACGACGGTCTGGGCCGGGTCATCAAGGAGCAGCAGGTCTCCGGCAACGGCGAAGGCAATCCCCACCGGGTCCTCGCCACCACGACCACCAGCTACCACGGTGACCGCACCACCGTGATCCCGCCGCCAGGCGGCACGGCCACCACCACGCTGACCGATGCCCGCGGGCAGACCACCGAACTGCGCCAGCACCACGCCCGCGTGGCCGAGGCTGCCTACGACACCACGCGCTACGACTACACGCCCCGAGGCGAGCTGGCGAAGTTCACCGACCCCGCCGGCAACGAATGGTCCTACCGCTACGACCAACTCGGCAGGCAGACCACGGCGAACGACCCCGACAAGGGGACCACCACCTCCACGTACGACGACCGCGGCCAGCTCACCACGACCACCGACGCCCGCGGGGTGAAGCTCGCCCACGTCTATGACGGCCTGGGTCGCAAGACCGAGCTGCGCAACGACTCACCGACCGGAACCCTGCGGTCCCAGTGGGTCTACGACACCATCCCCGGTGCCAAGGGACAGCTCGCCACCTCCACCCGCTACGAAGACGGCGCCGCCTACACCTCCCGAGTCACCGCCTACGACCAGCTCTACCGGCCGATCAGAACCGCCGTCACCATCCCCGCCAAGGAGGGCGCGCTGGCCGGCACCTACCAGGCCGGCACCGCTTACAAGCCCAACGGCCTCGTCGGGGGGGAAACCTACTCCGCGGCCGGATCACTACCCGGCGGCGGCATCACCTTCGCCTACGACGACATCCTGCGGCCCACCAAGGCCTACGGCCTCTGGGGCAGCTCGTCCGTCATCGCCTACCGCAACACCGGCCAGCCGATGCAGTACGACCTGGCCGCCAGCGACGGCAGCCAGCGCGCCAGGATCACCAACACCTACGAGTGGGGCACCCAGCGCCTGAAGAACTCCCGCGTGGACCGGGAGAACGTCCCCGGTGTCGAGAAGTACGCCACGTACGCCTACGACGAGACCGGCAACATCACCTCGGTCTCGGACGTCAACCGCACCGGCACCGACAACCAGTGCTTCACCTACGACTACCTGCGCCGCCTGACCGAAGCCTGGACCGAAGCCGACGAGAACTGCGAGACGGCACCGTCCCCAGGCGTAGTGGGCGGCCCGGCGGCGTACTGGCAGTCCTTCACCTACGACAAGGCCGGCAACCGCACCACCCACACCGACCACACCGCGCCCGGCGGCGCAGCCCAGGACACCGAGTACACCTACAGCTATCCGGCCCCCGGCCAGCCGCAGCCCCACACCCTCACGGACGTGACCAGCACCGGCCCGACGGGCACCAGCACCGACAGCTACACCTACGACGAAGCCGGCAACACGACCACCCGCACCCTGGCCGGGAACACCCAGACCCTGACCTGGGACGCGGAGGGCCACCTGGCTTCGGTCTCCGAACCGGACGGCGCCGGCGGCACGAAGAGCACCTCATATCTCTACGACGCCGACGGCAATCGCCTCATCGGCCGCACCCCCGCCGAGACGACCCTCTACCTCGGGCACACCGAGGTCACCCTCCCCAAGGGCGCCACAAAGGCCCAGGCCACCCGCTACTACGACCTCGGCGACGGCCACCAGGCCGTCCAGGAAGACGACGGCAGCGTCTGGTTCACCATCGCCGACCACCACTCCACCGGCCAACTCGCCATCAACGCGGCCAACACGGACCTCCAGCGCCGCCGGGAACTGCCCTTCGGCAGCCCCCGCGGCCAGGAACCGGCCGACTGGCCCGGCAGCAAGGGCTTCGTCGGCGGCACCACCGACACCACCACCGGCCTGACCCACCTCGGCGCACGCGAGTACGACCCGACAACCGGCAGATTCATCTCCGTCGACCCACTGATGGATCTCACCGACCCCCAGCAATGGCACGGATACGCCTACGCCAACAACAACCCGATCACCCACGCCGACCCCACCGGCCTCTTCTGGAAAGGCATCATCGACCTCATCCAGGAAACGGTCGAACGGGTCGTCCAGCACAAGAACTACCACCGCAGCGTCTCCAGCGGCGGCAGCAGAGGAGGCGGCGGAGGCGGCACGACCGCAACCCAGGCAGCCTTCACCGCCGCCCCGGCAGGCGGGTGTGTGGGCGTGGCCTGCATACCCCGCATCACTCTGCCCTGGAAGGAGACAGTGGAGGGGTGGTTTGAGAACATCGTGCCGGGATGGGGTTGCTTGATTAATCCCGGATTCAACTTGGACTGCGGGGCGGCTGTCCTGGAAGTCCCGATGACCAAGGCCGTCGGGGCCGTGATGAAAGCCGGCAAGAAGATCGCCGACAAGATTCTGGATGCCCGGAAGGCCAAGAAGGCCGACGAGGCGAAGCCCAAAGCAGATTCCAAATCACCTGAGTGTGAAAGCAACAGCTTTACCGCTGGCACGCCGGTTCTGATGGCCGACGGCACCACGAAACCCATCGAAGACGTGAAGGTCGGCGACAAGGTACTTGCCACCGACCCCGAAACCGGGGAAACCAGCGTCGAAACCGTCACAGCAGAGATCATCGGCACCGGGTCCAAGAACATTGTCGAGATCACCATCGACCTCGACGGCAAACAAGGGAAGAAGACCGCTACCGTCACCGCCACCGACGGCCACCCCTTCTGGGTCCCCGAACTCGGCGAATGGATCGACGCCACCGACCTGCAGACCGGCCAGATGCTGCAGACCAGCGCAGGCGCCCACATCCAGATCACCGCAATCAAACGATGGACCACACAGACCACCGTCTACAATCTCACTGTCAGCGACAAACACACGTACTATGTGCTGGCGGGGCAGACGCCAGTCCTCGTTCACAATTCGAATGGGATTTGCGGAAGTGCGGATGCGCACAGCTTCAGGCGTACGGAGGCTCTGTCAGGAAACGCGTCCAAGAGGAACGTCGATTCGCTGACTGCTTCAATGAAGGAGAATGGCTGGCAGGGTGATCCGATATCC